The sequence aattatactccctccgtccccgtccccaaaataagttcctctttagggacggcacgaattttaagaaaaagtggtaaaatgtattgatagtgaagaaaaatATGTTCTAATTAGTTTTAGAAGTGgtgaaaaggtaaaaaaatgttataattagtatttgaagtggtgaaaaagtgaaaagtaagaataaataaaatattattagtagtggagtagttgtccaaaaatggaaagaaagaaagatgaatttatttggggacgtcccaaaaaggaaaaagatgaacttatttcagggacagagagagtaaaaGTTGTTCTATTTTTTGACCGTTAGTCCTTTTATCATTATACTAAATGTTTCTTTTATGagaatattttaataaattctcAGTTTGAAATCGATCGAATCGTGCTCTAATACTAGGCTCTAGGCATATTATTTTAATGCTTAATTATCTAAAAATTATTTAACCttcatcaaattttaattttgtatataaaCTTTAATAATTAACATGATAATTATTAAGGATATAAGACAATCAAGACCGAGTTGAATATTGTTACACtcgaatataatttatttattattaagtcGAAATTTGAActttatttatcaaatatttaGAGACTCACGAGCTTAATCGAATATACATAAATgttataaatgtatatttatattcataatattacccccttcgtcccattaataatgttttattactttttgttggaaaattaatgaaatatccttgtctagttttgatgataccaaaacccttAGATTTTCCTTTAGTAGACTAGatcttttcgaactcaagtgttagagttcaattATTTAGCTAGACTGAAGTtgtgaagactgaagaccggtgAACTGAAGATCGAAGGACTGGAGATCACCTGACTGAAGATCGTAACTGAAAAGGTTGAAGACAAATACTGAAGTATTTAATGGACGAAGACTTCACTGAAGATTCAGTTTTGACTGAATAACTAATGTTGACCACGTGGAAATAGTGAACTGATGcataagtcaagtatcagttgacattcttcttCGGACTGAACcttaagttaaaaggaagccacggaCACACCAAGTACAgtagcattaaatgcagagatattgaagatcgtccttttcTGAGCAGAGCTTTCTTTTTTCATGCTAACTTTTCAGAAGCACCATGCTCCTACAGCTAGAGACGTCATTCCTCAACAAATCAGgagcctcgaagattgaagtttCAGCCCAATTTCAAATCTATCTCACAACGGCCGAATCTTGAAGATCGtcttgccaacggatctattcaagacttcgcctataaatagagttcGGGGAACATCtttaatcttcaccgattcaaacactcAAGCTGAACCTCTGCTGAAATTGTGACTCAGCTTATTCACTGctatccaaagtttgaatcgaataagagaatattCAAAGTCCAAAATCAGTTTACTAATTACTTAAATTCTCTTACATCTTTAGGCAAATTCTTTGTAAAATCCCTAGCCTAAGTCCCTGATTACAGAGAGtctgttctctgtaatctagttggtatttcgaaccCCTTTTTCAAtcgagcgaaaagagagtttgagagagagttcGAGACAGTGGTCTGAACTAAAGCGTTCTTAGCCCCCGCAAGCAAGGCGTGTAGTCTTTGCAACTGCGAGCTGAGAAGGAGACGAAAAGTCCAATCTAGAGTATTGGCACTGAAACCTAGTTTCAGttgaaggtttgttgtgcacccgtaagcacaagcccagagtgattgtcagtgtgatcaactgaccgtggacgtaggaacttgtttcGAACCACGTGAAAATTCTcgtgttgtttatcgctttcagtactTACGTTCATTGTTGTGAACAAGCTCTTtatttaactgaaactgataatTTGTAAAGAGAAACTTAAATCTGACTAagtgttaatcacaaaggctatttcttaagtttattttccgatgctggtgttattagtctaactgatcaatccttggatagtcagtaagattcataacacttatctaatttcaaattttagactgaagccttacgtggattaTCAGTTAAAGCTTTATGCTTAACTGAAAtcacttcagtatcagtctataCCCCTGTTTTAACTGAAACTATCTGTGACTATTGTCTTTCAGTCTAAACCTTTAAGTATCAGTCGATACTCCTTCAGCCATTCAAAAGattttcgaaaaatagcctattggtgtattcctccccccccatacaccagttcagtgaccctcTGGGACCCAACACTTTTGATCACTgagattaaaaaatatgtagtTAGTGTATAAAATGAATTGGTGGaagatatttaaatattattttaaataaattagtgTATATAGTGAATTAGGTCTACCATTAATACTCCTTACGTTCCACTATAATAGGCttacttcttttgggcacagagattaagaaaagtggttttggtccacaccaattaagtacgtttttttttattcaaaatgaaAGACGAGCCTATTGTAGTGGAAtgtctcaaaaagaaaaacgagctTATTAGATTGGGAagaagggagtaatatttaaaataataatttttttactaaaaggTATGAGACATTACTAGTATGACATCCTaatatagtaactgagacattattaatgggacgggGAAGTACTTATTTTCTATTgagaataaattatttaattaataataacatAATACTTTCTTATAATAAATATAGTTATTTAGTGacttaataaatatttattactaATTAGTATAATACTAGTACGTCTCACATGCGATGCAAGGGGAATATTGTATGTATTGTAAATTTAAtactattttattaataaatgcAAAGACATTcaaatttattacttttatttttattaagtaataatgaaatgtaatttttttgaaatatacaTGCATTGCACTTAAACTCGTGCCCGTGCTTGGCCCAGCCCGCCCGCCCGGCCCTCTCCATCCCATTCCCCTCCCTTTTCTTACCCTTTGTGCCCCGATCAATTGAGCAAAGTATCATTTTTGTTATTAAGAGTGTCATTtgcatatattaaaattatcatttgtagtatcattattttttatacaaagtatcgtttcttttataaaaaatatcatttcgGAAATATCATTTGcatttcaaaaaatattattgtttttaatttttgaaagtgtcatttgtatgcaTTAAGAGTATCATTTATTTGTATACAAATTATCATTtgcttttattaaaaattacaaatgGATTATCATGATACCTCACATAATATATGCGAAAcacttttaaattattaatttaaaataataatattaaaatttaaatttaagatttatagATTTAAAATTATACTAACAAACAACAAAATACAAACATATATAGATTCAAAAAGTTTAGTGAGATAAATCTACATATTTTTGAACTATCAATAATCACAAATAGTACATGTCAAATAACTGTTCTAGTATAAAAAACATgcattagaaaataaaaatattttatttaataaaaataattctgAACGAATCAATAGTGCATTAGAATGGtttattgtaaaataaatcACGAAGTTAAATATATTTTGCAAATTCGACCTCAATTTTAAACCTttgcaaataaaaatcaaattcttATAACTTTTACAATTGAGATTTTCTAGTACAAAATTTAAAGTGTTAATAGGGAAAAATGCCCCcttcttataaaaacttgtaaaattgcccacttttgtttatgaaagtgggcaattttacaagtttttataaggatgtgggcatttttgcaaatgtcccaaatttaAATATAGAATACTATAATATTATTAGTTTTGTGCGCAATTGGACACTAAACGACGTCGCTTACACTTTCTCTACCGGATATTAGTTAGTGGTGATATTGGCAAAAATTGGAGAAGTCTCAAATGCAAAATTTAGTAAGATtcgatatatattttaaaaggtTTAAAAGTGATGATATCGAAATTACAAAATAGGTATAAATTCGagatttattttgtattttttccttttcagaACAAGTGATTCATTATCTTGTCTATTTGATTAAATTTTCAGTGATTTTTGAAAGGCGGCAGCCGCCATGTTCTCTCTTCCAAAACCCTAAACTACCGCCGCGATGCCTACTCCGACTCAGACGTCAGCGACTGCTCCGGCCACACCCACTGTTCTTCCTCAGAGTAGGGTCGACGCCCCTTCTAAGGCAACGCCGACTTTGGCGACCTCTGTTGCGAGTTCTCTCCAGGTGATACATACCAGTGGGCTCAACAAGGTGGCGACTAATCCGTCTGGCAGCACTCCTTCCAGCAAGATTCGTCCGTCCGGCAGCAGCCCCTCTGGCAGTGTTCGGATGGTGGATCGCTCCGGCATCAATCTGCCTCTGATTTCCTTAAAATTTGACGCTGTCAATAAAGCTTCTCCAGTTCACGGCCTCTCTCCGATGACAGAGACCGGCTCCATGTTTGGTTCTCATCCTTCCCCAGCCAGGCCTAAATTGACGACATTTGCGCCTTGCGTTGGTGGCGACTGCAAAGCAGTGCGACCCTACATCACCGTTGGTAGCAACCGCTAATGATTGCTCAACGATGATTGATCGTCCGGCAGATTCGTTTGCTGCCAAGGTTCAACAAGGCTCAAGAAATCGGACGTTACCATCTACGGTCAGCGTGCTCTTCAACCTTCTCTTGAGGGAGAGGTTGTGACGCTATCTGTCCCACAAATCGCTTTCAAAAGCGGTTAGATGAATTCAAGTTTGCCTTATTTGGTAGGGTTATTCTCCGTAAAGGAGACAAGCCACGTCCGTTGGAAGATATCAAAACTGAACTACAATAATTATGACAATGCTTTGATTGTCAATTCATCCCTATGGCTAAAGGCTTTTTCATGGTGAATTTCTCAACGCTGAACGATAAAAGAAAAGCCAAGGAGAAAGTTGTTTTAGAGCTATCAACGGGCCAAGTTCGACTTCGTGAATGGAGTCGCTATTTCAACCCATATAAGGAAGCTTCTTCTttagctgagatttgggtgcgcaTTTATTATCTGCCTGTGGAGATGTGGACTTAGGAGATTATAGCAGGGATCAGTTATGCGCTGGGACATCCGTTATGTATTGATCACGCCTCGGCGCATGGACAAGCGGGACACTTTGCTCGTGTTCTGGTCGAAGTGGATATGGCGAAGCCTCTTCTGGAAtcgatgtatatgatgatggtAATAATGCTTTTCACATTCAATTTGGCTTTGAAACTTTTTCGTTGTTTTGCTCGCATTGCAAAATACTATACGGATAAATGTCGAAAGATGTTGAAATCTAATGTTGATGTTGGAGAAAACAAAGCTTCGATTGCTGCCGCCCCCAAATCGAAGGAGCTTCCTAAAGCCCGGGGTATGAATCCCTTTTGGCAGTCTAGAGGACAAGATAATATCACAAAGGATCAGGGGGATATTGCGAAGGATCATATGTCGGGGCTAGATTTGGCTACCATTCTTGTGCTAATCAAGGAAAACGAGCTGCTTCTCGTGGATGTCTCAAACCGGTTTGATGTGCTTGATGATGAGGACGTTGAGGGTGATAAAATTGTTGAGGGAGTGGCCAATGTTTTAAAAAAGTAAATCGGGAACCGAGGCGTTTTGTTATAGTACCATGAGGCGTAGGAACCAATTCGAACTGAGGCGTAGGAACCGATTCAAGGCGTAAGCCTTTAAGAAAAATTATAGgttcataaatataataagttCATAACAAAATAACTAATACCATAAAGTCAAAAGCTATAATAAAATACCAACTTAACACTCATAAGCTATATAATAATAGGTTCATAGCAAAATAACTAAGGTTCATAGCAAAATAACTAATACTTATACGATCACAAGTCCAAAAACCATATTATAGTTTATAACTAATAATCCAACTTAATTATAATCATCTCCTGCActttcatcatcctcatccaggTCCTCATCCACAAGTCTATGCTCAACCTCTTTTCCTTTTCCTACATTTAAacatatcaatataaataagtaaataattaGAACTTACAATAACTTTTGATTAAAACTAACTTCTAAAAGTACCTTTCTTTGATACTTCACTTCTTCCTCTCTTTCTTGGTATGGAAGAACTTGTCCCCTCATCCATATGATCTGCCTCAATTTCATCAGAGTTAGCATCATCAACATCAATATCATTTTCGTCATTTGGATTGGCTATCCACTCATCATCGGAAGCTACGTCTTCAACAACCAAAGGATCGTCCTTTTCCTTTCTTAATTGCCTCTTCGAATGTTTATGCTTCAAGCGTTTATTGTACATAATGTACACTAACTTGTTGAGGGACAATGTGCTTAGACGATTCCTTTTCTTTGTATGCACTTGATTGAATGTACTCCAGTTACGTTCACAAGCTGAGGCCGAGCAAGTAAGCCCAAGAATTCTCTTTGTGCTTTGAGATGGGGAACTTCATCTCCAAAATGTTCCCACCAATCAACTGTTGAATACAATATAATGATTAGATTTAGCACAAATAAGGTAGTTAAGATAAGTAATTGATAAACTAACTACTAACCAGGTGCACGAGATGTGTATGTTGACATAGATGCTCTCGAGCCAAATAGCtctcttttatttttgtacTCGTCAAGTTGGACATCGACCTTCAAATAAGTGTCGTTATCCTTGATCATCCTCTCCATACAATTAAACAACCCCTTTTTAATCTCCGCATGCTCGGAAACATTCTCACCCCATCTAAATTGCGGGTTCAAATAATAAGCAGTTGCGTGAAGGTCACGGTGCAATTGCTTCTCCCACTTATCATCGATGATATTCCAAATCTCCTTGTAGGCACCTACTTCGTCATTCAAATTCTTGGCTATCTTTTCTTTGGCTTCGTCCATAGCAGCGTAGATAAATCCCATTACCGGTGCCCTTTCACCGTCAACCACTCTCAACACATCCACAAGAGGCTTTGTGGTCTTAATAGAGTAAACCACACTAGCCCAAAATGAATTATCACTCATGATAATTTTTCTCACAGCCTTTCCCTCATCCTTTTTTGCCCACGCACATCCTATCCAATCTCTCGAAACGAACATCTGCTCCAGCGGCTGTTTCAACTCATACATGCTCTCCAATGTAAGATAGGCAGTCGCGAATTGAGTGGCAGCTGGTCGGAGAAGATCTTTCTTAGCAAACTTTCTTGTTAAGCTCAAAATCCACTGATGGTTGTGGATGTAATTAGTCACCCTCTTTGCTTTAAGTAAAGCATTCTTGTGCTGTGGCAGTTCACCGATCTTTTCAAGCATTAGATCAATGCAGTGGGCTGCACACGGAGTCCAGTATAAGCTAGTCCTCTTATCCATTAACAAACGCTCGGCTGCTTTGTATGCGGCTCCATTATCTGTTATCACCTGCACAACATGCTCCTCTCCGATTTCTTCAACAACTTCATCAAGTAACTCAAACAATTTCTAGGTATTTTTCACAACGTCACTTGCATCCACAGTTTTCAAAAACACTGTTCCATATTGATTGTTAACGAGAAAATTGATCAGACTTCTATTTCTCATGTCTGACCAGCCATCCGATAACAATTAAACTCCCGTGTGCTTCCAAGTTGCTTTGATCTCATCGACAATGGCAGATGTCGTCTTTACTTCTTCTTTGAGGATCCAAGTTCTCATCTCATGCATTGATGGAGGCTTCAACCCTCGACCGTAACCCCCAATTGAGCGCACCATACTAATGAATGATGGACTTCTAATGCAATTAAATGGGATTGCGTTCTCAAATAAGAACCTCCCAATATCTAGATAAACTCGACTACGATGCTCTTTAGCCGTTGCACTTGGAGGGACTACTTTGCCATCTTCTAACTCATTAGCAATAAATCGATCCATAGGGCCTCTGATACCTCTCTCCACGTTGGCTGGGAACGGCAGATCAACACCAAAATAGGCTCCACCATCAACCGCATCATCGAATTCTCGCTGTTTGGTGTGTTTTGATTCCTCAAATGTTCTCAAATATTCTTTCATCGAGTTCTTAAAGTCATCAGGTACGCGTGAACAGGGAGCCACGTTCTTGTGATTGCAACCCAAATGATCATTGACTCTCTTAACTCCCCCACTGATTTCCTTGCTACAAAATGTACACTTCAAATATTTGTATCCTTTATTTGCACCTTTTGCCAGCACTTccattgaaattgcataattccATGCAAGGTCTTTTCGTTGTGGGCCACTCatcttgaagattcgaaggctTCAAATACCATaacgaaataataataattaataatacagTTAATACAAAAGATTTGAGAGAATAACATAACaggaataaataaaaattgtaagTTTGTAACATAATTTTGTATGGAGCAGGAAGCATGAATCATAATCTGAAAACAAGAATTTTGTGTATTATATTATTATGTATAGCAGATTCAAGTAGAAGAAGGTGTGAAGCAGGATTTGCATGAAGCAAGCATAATCACTGATTAAGATTTCAGCAAGTTATAGAGTAGAGTTTTGTGTTTAAGGTTTTAAGCATAACATAATCAGAGATTAAGATGCATAAAATAGAACTGAGAAGTGAGAATTTTACCTTTTGTTGAAGAAGCACTGTCAATGGAAGGTTGAAGTTGAATCGCTGAAGCAGAAGAGACGAAGGGATACTGGCGAGTTGTAGTGAAGTGTTGAAGGGATGTTTTGATTCTTTGTTATATTTCCTACGTGAATTTTTGTATTCCATAGTATATTAGACTATTAgctattaattaatactccatccgtccacgaaatgagtacccatttgtggacggcacgggtttaaagaaatgtatggagtgtagtgtgaatagtttaagggtcccactttttgagtgtattaattaaatagatgtgtggggtacacttgccaaaaagggaaatgggtattcatttcgtggacagatgaaaaaggaaatatgggtactcatttcgtggacggagggagtaataatatgTAGGGCTTTACTTAAATTGGGCCTAAATTAAGAAAGCCCATTAGTAATTAGGTTAAAATTTACAAAGCCCACTCAATTTAGACTGGAAAATCAAATTCTAACTGAGGCTTAAGCCTCAAACGAACAGGTTCTTACTCACCGCCTCAGTGCGCCTCAATTAACTGAGGCGTAAGTTTCTTTTCAATCAACTGAGGCGCCGCCTCAGATGCGGTTTTCTAAAGATTGGAACTGAGGTGCGCCTCAGTTCGTACGCCTCAAACGTTTTTTAAAACATTGGGAGTGGCAGGAAGTGAAGGAAAGCAGACTGATGATGGCATGACACAGGTAGGACTCTCGGGTACTGCCAAAGAAACAGTTACTAATGAGCGTGGGCTTAGTCGGTCGCCTAGGGTGAGACGGTCGGGTCCGGATGAGGAGGACAATGACTTGGTTATTGATAAGGAGGACTCGGATGTGGAAGAAACTTTGGAGATGGAGGCTCCGGATGGCTCGAGTTTGAGCAACCCGGCGAAACAGCTTGGCGACAAGGCTGTTGCTCTTGCTTCTTCGCAGAGAATGTGGACAAAAGCGGGGGTGAGGATTCGTCCATTCCTACTCCTGAGGATATTGCTAGTCGTATTAGTAGGTTACAggagcaggttagtcaggggatgcaaATGTTAATTGATCAAGCACTGACTAAACATGGACGGGGACGTCCTCCGAAGGGTATGGAGAAGCCGCGGGTACCACTGGCCCCGGAAGATATATAGCATCAAAAGTCACCTAAGAAATGCGAAGGAAATGGGTTATACACCGAGGGATTTTGTTATTGATCATAGCAGAAATGCGAGTTATGGATAATATTGCCAAGGGCCGTTGGTCTGATGATATGGAGTTGGACGACTTCCACACCAATATGGATTTTCCTTATTGCTAGTGATTGTGCGATTGGGTGTAACTATTGGTTTTTTTGCTAGTTTCCTTTTTTCTGTTGTTTGACGAGTTCATTTTTGAATTTCGGGCTCCCTAGTCCgcgttcttgtgctttcaagagctttttctctttttttttttctttcttttttataaaacttcaatttaatATATTGTCTATTTGACTTTTAATTTCATTAActtgtttcctttttcttttttccttattGATTCTAGATAGAATATTTAAAACTTTATGTTGTAATTTATGTATTATCTTCTCTATTTTCATTAACTTTCAACATATTTAGAATATTAaactatataattaataataattaattacgaTTTTTCTCTATTTTAGTTAGTTAACTCCACATAATTTATTCTTACAAATTTTACTTCAGTGATAAATCCACTAATTAGAGttcattatataatttataataaaatatgataaaataataaaaataataattaatacgGTTAAACATAAAAAAACTACTTCATCCATCTGCAAAAAATAGTCTCTTTTTGAcatttttgggatgtccacaacaATTAATCTTTTaacaattttgaaatttttttatcaCGTTATGGGCTCAtttctccattcacaatacaattaattatcattattaacactattttttatgTGAGACCCCTTCTTTACTCATAATACGCTCAACTATGTTTTtgttaaaactcgtgtcgtccccttctaggattttttttaatggacagagagagtataagTTAGATGATCTCATCCTATCTCTAAAGTCTAAAGGGGCAACATACAACATCTCACTTGAGCTTTGATTCATTCACCTTTTATTAAGGCATGTTTTGAGCAAAGCTACAATTTCCGTTCCAACTAAAAATTTTCCACATCTAAAATTTATCATCACAATCTTTATGTGAGGCACAAGCAAATGTGGCAAAGCTGCTTTCCTCAACAAACAAACTTCCTCTCTTCCCAAAACTTGGACTTGTGCAAACACTTGAGTGAATGAATGAATAGTGTTGATAACTCCCATCAAAATCTGCAGCTAAATCCCAATGCAAGCAAACACGATGATGAGACTCTGCACATCGCCTCCGACCTCGCTGCACAATCCAAGACCGTCGCACAAGTCATCGAAAAACCCCGTCAAAATTCGCCTTGAAGCAAACTTATTGAAGTGTGATGCATttatctagaatattc comes from Salvia miltiorrhiza cultivar Shanhuang (shh) chromosome 3, IMPLAD_Smil_shh, whole genome shotgun sequence and encodes:
- the LOC131018440 gene encoding uncharacterized protein LOC131018440 — encoded protein: MSGPQRKDLAWNYAISMEVLAKGANKGYKYLKCTFCSKEISGGVKRVNDHLGCNHKNVAPCSRVPDDFKNSMKEYLRTFEESKHTKQREFDDAVDGGAYFGVDLPFPANVERGIRGPMDRFIANELEDGKVVPPSATAKEHRSRVYLDIGRFLFENAIPFNCIRSPSFISMVRSIGGYGRGLKPPSMHEMRTWILKEEVKTTSAIVDEIKATWKHTGKLFELLDEVVEEIGEEHVVQVITDNGAAYKAAERLLMDKRTSLYWTPCAAHCIDLMLEKIGELPQHKNALLKAKRVTNYIHNHQWILSLTRKFAKKDLLRPAATQFATAYLTLESMYELKQPLEQMFVSRDWIGCAWAKKDEGKAVRKIIMSDNSFWASVVYSIKTTKPLVDVLRVVDGERAPVMGFIYAAMDEAKEKIAKNLNDEVGAYKEIWNIIDDKWEKQLHRDLHATAYYLNPQFRWGENVSEHAEIKKGLFNCMERMIKDNDTYLKVDVQLDEYKNKRELFGSRASMSTYTSRAPVDWWEHFGDEVPHLKAQREFLGLLARPQLVNRQLRKEKDDPLVVEDVASDDEWIANPNDENDIDVDDANSDEIEADHMDEGTSSSIPRKRGRSEVSKKGKGKEVEHRLVDEDLDEDDESAGDDYN